A part of Maridesulfovibrio hydrothermalis AM13 = DSM 14728 genomic DNA contains:
- a CDS encoding TetR/AcrR family transcriptional regulator encodes MTKKDTVLKSAKQLFGELGYSGTTFKKIADRAGVAVGLLSHHYGNKEKLFRAAGFDVAERLSLALQDEIVQAEDGYDAVCRFARRYLQFSIDSDEDFLVLVRCSPFSDLKTGADRDAMVHKFAQIPVLLENCVARGVRDGSIPDVPVSETASVVLCNLVGAVRTKLLTPYSPPRLYEEALNFIMRALKTK; translated from the coding sequence ATGACTAAGAAGGATACTGTTTTAAAATCAGCTAAGCAATTGTTCGGAGAACTTGGCTATAGCGGAACTACATTTAAAAAAATAGCTGACCGGGCCGGAGTCGCTGTGGGACTTCTTTCCCATCATTACGGTAATAAAGAAAAACTTTTTCGCGCTGCAGGTTTTGATGTTGCCGAACGCTTAAGTCTTGCTCTTCAGGATGAAATTGTGCAGGCCGAAGACGGTTATGATGCAGTTTGCAGGTTTGCCCGCAGGTATCTTCAGTTTTCCATTGATTCTGATGAAGATTTTCTGGTGCTGGTCAGGTGTTCTCCGTTCAGCGATCTTAAGACCGGGGCGGACCGTGATGCTATGGTTCATAAATTTGCTCAGATTCCGGTACTGCTTGAAAATTGCGTTGCCCGCGGGGTGCGTGACGGGTCTATTCCGGATGTGCCTGTCTCAGAGACTGCATCGGTTGTTCTTTGCAATCTTGTCGGGGCGGTAAGGACCAAACTGCTCACTCCATACAGTCCGCCTAGGCTTTATGAAGAAGCTTTGAATTTTATTATGCGTGCTCTTAAGACAAAATAA
- a CDS encoding universal stress protein codes for MIFSKILIPVDASRHSESAVNYGSALAEISEAKVILLHCHRPIPTGLGEPNFQKAIDDATRDSYAILEKHTSMLKAKNIEFDEKIIGGSTAKSIKAVAETEGCDLIVMGSKGKSDLEGLVVGSVTHKVLHIAPCPVLVIK; via the coding sequence ATGATTTTTTCAAAAATATTAATCCCCGTCGACGCTTCCAGACACTCTGAAAGCGCGGTAAATTACGGCTCCGCTCTGGCTGAAATATCAGAAGCAAAAGTAATTCTGCTGCATTGCCACAGACCTATTCCCACAGGACTGGGGGAGCCGAACTTCCAAAAAGCCATAGACGATGCCACCCGTGACTCCTACGCAATACTCGAAAAGCATACTTCAATGCTTAAGGCGAAAAATATCGAATTCGACGAAAAAATTATCGGTGGATCAACGGCCAAATCCATCAAAGCTGTAGCAGAAACAGAAGGATGCGACCTGATCGTTATGGGGTCGAAAGGCAAATCCGATCTTGAAGGACTGGTGGTAGGCAGCGTGACCCATAAAGTTCTGCACATTGCCCCTTGCCCCGTACTGGTCATCAAATAG
- a CDS encoding LexA family protein, which yields MNPNCVEILKPEILNKTELPFFLSEVAAGFPSPADDYIDKKMDLNEHLIKHPAATFFVRAYGDSMQDANISQGDILIVDRAVDACHNTIVIAVYNGELTVKRLKQEGQKLYLAPENKNYPRLEVTEETSFEIWGVVTYIIHKAGL from the coding sequence ATGAATCCCAATTGCGTTGAAATACTTAAACCTGAAATTCTAAACAAAACAGAACTTCCCTTTTTCTTGTCAGAAGTTGCCGCCGGATTTCCGTCCCCGGCAGATGATTATATCGACAAAAAAATGGATCTTAACGAGCACCTCATAAAGCACCCCGCCGCTACTTTTTTCGTCCGGGCCTACGGCGATTCCATGCAGGACGCAAACATCTCACAGGGTGACATCCTCATCGTGGACCGTGCAGTTGATGCCTGCCACAATACCATTGTTATCGCAGTCTATAATGGAGAACTGACCGTCAAACGTTTGAAGCAGGAAGGGCAGAAACTCTACCTTGCCCCTGAAAATAAAAACTATCCCCGCCTTGAAGTGACCGAGGAAACATCCTTTGAAATATGGGGCGTGGTTACCTACATAATTCACAAGGCAGGATTATGA
- a CDS encoding Y-family DNA polymerase — MRIFALIDCNNFYASCERLFRPALKNSPVVVLSNNDGCVIARSQEAKDVGVPMAAPAFKYKDFFLKNNVHVFSSNYALYGDLSQRVASTLYTFTPEMEVYSIDESFLEFPEHKADELLKIGMEIRNKVFKWTGIPVSVGFGPTKTLAKAANRFAKKENRTNGVFSLCKGVDIDELLDKVPVTDVWGIGRRHGKKLIDRQVTTARLFKDLPDLWIKKNMAVTGLHTALELRGTPCFSLEDAPPPKKTISTSRSFGRPVSALPELEESVAAYVSRAAEKLRGQNSLAGGVMVYLTTNRHNTQPQYSNTATRMFPVATDYTPEIISAAIKGIRSIYKEGYKFKKTKVVLLELSHKYNRQANLLELDDKAGKEKKKSLMKLLDTANKRFGRQTLNYASEGISQLWKMNRNFKSPDYTTNWHELPEIK, encoded by the coding sequence ATGAGGATTTTTGCGCTGATTGACTGCAACAACTTCTACGCATCTTGTGAGCGGCTTTTCAGACCAGCCCTAAAAAACAGCCCCGTTGTAGTTCTTTCCAACAACGACGGCTGCGTCATCGCCCGTTCGCAGGAGGCTAAGGATGTTGGAGTTCCGATGGCTGCTCCGGCCTTCAAATACAAAGATTTCTTTTTAAAAAACAACGTGCATGTTTTTTCATCCAACTACGCCCTTTACGGAGACCTGTCGCAACGGGTTGCCAGCACCCTGTATACTTTCACCCCGGAAATGGAGGTCTATTCCATTGATGAATCATTTCTTGAATTTCCGGAGCACAAGGCTGACGAACTTCTGAAAATCGGAATGGAGATCAGAAACAAAGTTTTCAAATGGACAGGTATCCCCGTTTCCGTGGGCTTCGGCCCGACCAAAACCTTAGCCAAGGCTGCAAATAGATTTGCTAAAAAAGAAAACCGGACCAACGGAGTCTTCAGCCTGTGCAAAGGGGTTGATATTGATGAACTGCTTGATAAAGTACCGGTAACTGATGTCTGGGGCATCGGCAGAAGGCATGGAAAAAAGTTAATTGACCGGCAGGTTACGACAGCCCGTCTTTTTAAAGATTTGCCGGACCTGTGGATCAAAAAAAATATGGCCGTTACCGGATTGCACACCGCACTGGAGCTTCGAGGGACGCCTTGCTTTTCTCTGGAAGATGCTCCGCCACCTAAAAAAACAATCTCCACTTCACGCTCATTCGGCCGGCCCGTTTCCGCTCTGCCGGAACTGGAAGAATCCGTAGCCGCTTATGTCTCACGTGCCGCGGAAAAGCTGCGCGGACAAAATTCACTTGCGGGAGGGGTCATGGTCTACCTGACCACCAACCGGCACAACACCCAGCCCCAATACTCAAATACGGCAACACGTATGTTCCCGGTCGCAACTGACTATACACCGGAAATCATTTCTGCGGCGATAAAAGGCATCCGCTCAATATATAAAGAAGGATACAAATTTAAAAAAACAAAAGTCGTCCTTCTGGAGCTGAGCCATAAATACAATAGGCAGGCCAACCTTCTGGAACTTGATGACAAAGCAGGAAAAGAAAAAAAGAAGTCCCTTATGAAACTGCTGGACACTGCCAATAAACGATTCGGCAGACAAACTCTGAACTACGCTTCAGAAGGAATTTCGCAACTCTGGAAAATGAACAGAAATTTTAAATCTCCGGACTATACAACCAATTGGCACGAACTTCCTGAAATTAAATAA
- a CDS encoding tetratricopeptide repeat protein produces the protein MKNRSFTRIKKNAALLGSSLLLAAVLTGCGTKNEAAGLHQTGTVAFMLNCDQAASVYFEKAIDANPEYGPSYIMLGDCYLREGKAAKAVEVIKKGLNLELEQGHQRLAHRKLARAYKQLGEPEKALEHITIYTRMSVYQEKLTAQKKSETETFLAELELPQGHKTVSVEKIVEDTEKARESSNAAKQEDTDIIEIISFGLI, from the coding sequence ATGAAGAACCGTTCATTTACCAGAATTAAAAAAAACGCCGCCCTGCTGGGATCAAGCTTACTACTGGCAGCGGTACTGACAGGCTGCGGAACCAAAAATGAAGCAGCAGGTCTTCACCAGACTGGAACAGTTGCGTTCATGCTTAACTGTGACCAAGCAGCCTCTGTGTATTTTGAAAAAGCCATTGATGCCAATCCGGAATACGGCCCAAGCTACATAATGCTCGGCGACTGCTACCTGCGGGAAGGCAAAGCCGCAAAAGCAGTTGAAGTTATTAAGAAAGGACTGAATCTGGAGCTTGAGCAGGGTCATCAAAGGCTGGCTCACAGAAAACTGGCTAGAGCCTACAAGCAACTGGGTGAGCCGGAAAAAGCATTGGAGCACATCACAATTTACACCCGCATGTCGGTGTATCAGGAAAAGCTCACGGCGCAAAAGAAGTCAGAAACCGAAACGTTTCTGGCAGAACTTGAGCTGCCTCAAGGTCATAAAACTGTCTCTGTTGAAAAAATTGTAGAAGACACCGAAAAAGCCCGCGAAAGCAGCAATGCCGCTAAACAGGAAGACACTGATATCATAGAGATAATCAGCTTTGGTCTTATCTAG
- a CDS encoding biotin carboxylase N-terminal domain-containing protein, producing the protein MNPKTDKVLIANRGEIAVRIMQACKDLGLSFVSVYTAEDKDSGHVTIARQLGGEESIYKIRSYNDAGDILSVADETLCTAVHPGYGFFSENFRFARRVTERDRPMTFIGPSWWVIQNLGDKINTKRLARKLDVPTIPGSDKAIYDELEAEEIASNLFAFQKEQGVKSPVVLVKASAGGGGMGIDEVYSIEEFRQVYRRIRNYSLRTFNDEGVLIEQRIFNFNHLEVQIVSERSGKKHVHFGTRNCSVQSPGRQKRIEVAPGFFPEGIAYSFDARKVLDDIVEHSLSMAREINYDNVGTWEWIVTPKGDPFLMEVNTRIQVENGVSAAISRIKGAADVNLIKEQIRLALGDDMGYTQDDITFEGVGIEYRIIAEDTDDKFAPWAGEIDKLHWNEHEWLKMHTHIPKELPYQIPTEFDPNLALAIIWGKNLEECKKRGMEFLDEFVLAGKDRKDISLKSNLKFLGKKTTNLLEF; encoded by the coding sequence TTGAATCCCAAAACAGATAAAGTACTGATTGCCAACAGAGGCGAAATTGCCGTGCGTATTATGCAGGCATGTAAAGACCTCGGGCTTAGTTTTGTAAGTGTATACACGGCTGAGGACAAAGATTCCGGACACGTTACCATTGCAAGACAGCTTGGCGGCGAGGAATCAATTTATAAAATCAGATCCTACAACGATGCAGGGGACATTTTATCTGTTGCAGATGAAACCCTGTGTACAGCAGTTCATCCGGGCTACGGCTTTTTCTCTGAAAACTTCCGTTTCGCCCGCCGTGTAACTGAAAGGGACAGGCCCATGACCTTTATCGGGCCTTCATGGTGGGTCATTCAGAACCTTGGTGATAAAATCAACACCAAGCGACTGGCCAGAAAACTTGATGTGCCGACAATCCCCGGTTCCGACAAAGCTATTTATGATGAACTTGAAGCTGAAGAGATTGCATCCAACTTATTTGCATTTCAGAAAGAACAAGGTGTTAAAAGCCCTGTTGTTCTCGTAAAAGCATCAGCCGGCGGCGGCGGAATGGGCATTGACGAAGTCTACAGTATTGAAGAATTCCGTCAGGTTTACCGCAGAATCAGAAACTACTCTCTGCGCACCTTCAACGATGAAGGCGTTCTCATTGAACAGCGCATTTTCAACTTCAATCACCTTGAAGTGCAGATCGTTTCCGAAAGATCAGGTAAAAAACACGTCCACTTCGGTACCAGAAACTGCTCCGTGCAAAGTCCCGGCAGACAGAAAAGAATCGAAGTCGCACCCGGCTTCTTCCCCGAAGGCATTGCCTACTCATTTGATGCCCGGAAAGTCCTCGATGATATTGTTGAGCATTCCCTCAGCATGGCCCGCGAAATCAACTACGACAACGTGGGAACATGGGAATGGATTGTAACTCCCAAAGGTGATCCCTTCCTTATGGAAGTGAACACACGTATTCAGGTTGAAAATGGTGTCTCTGCTGCAATTTCACGCATCAAAGGCGCAGCCGATGTCAATCTGATCAAAGAACAGATCAGACTCGCCCTCGGTGATGATATGGGCTACACGCAAGACGATATCACCTTTGAAGGTGTGGGAATTGAATACAGAATTATCGCAGAAGACACTGACGACAAATTCGCACCTTGGGCAGGAGAAATTGATAAACTTCATTGGAATGAGCATGAGTGGCTCAAAATGCACACTCATATCCCCAAAGAACTGCCCTACCAGATTCCCACTGAATTTGACCCCAATCTGGCTCTTGCCATCATCTGGGGCAAAAACCTTGAAGAATGCAAGAAGCGCGGAATGGAATTCCTTGATGAATTCGTTCTGGCAGGCAAAGACAGAAAGGATATTTCCTTAAAGTCCAACCTGAAGTTTCTGGGTAAAAAAACAACCAATTTACTGGAATTCTAA
- a CDS encoding carboxyl transferase domain-containing protein, producing the protein MDIEKKLDGLIKRVQYARDILGDTEDRRLTAFATKLDAFLDRNINLTQEELWDKLNTYSESLAVLEKDIDTALSPMDKVRIVRHSERICLEDILENVYDNYTVVGGKDDMSIDPGMVIARAYISRRVGKKVHNQPVMVVGQEKGHGQEFRNGGCIKPWGNANALRYMKVAARENIPIHTYVFTPGSYPVEDYPGAAQQIAENIYEMCGLEVPIISVISEGGSGGAEAIAMADKRLMLSHGYYSVISPEGAAAIEGRLRGGERAPVELIETCAKSQQITADDNLSSGYIDGIIREPALGARPEHFDFYKLVRSEVIRATDEVVLSVKGLRLFRGAAIKNRNKKELTNESVFVRWSISSNAKDRLLWKRYKKYRRMAQHAFEDKRTFLEKINSAKMDAMAAAYSTIRYDLIKKYQTKIKSIAEEAKDEIHVVTNKVDKLKQLIAGKIGISTKSTSEVELALTKLSEDSEPDLPPSDYRHYVSPRASEDREITCPNSEKDGCLEIWSRDLFEEFAGVCPTCGHHFPMEYRWYLANLFDWGTVREFNKSICSANPTSFPNFQERLDASKAKTGLQSACITFEGSIKHTKVICSTLVAPFRGGSVGAAEGEKFIRALELAGKKRYPFLAYVHGTAGIRIQEGVNGLIQMPRVTLAVRRYIESGGLYIVLYDTNSYAGPVASFLGCSPYQYAVRSSRIGFAGPGVIKETTGMDIAPDYHSAYNALSRGHIQDIWDRRDIRRNLHQAFLTVGGRNLYYR; encoded by the coding sequence ATGGATATAGAAAAAAAACTGGATGGATTGATCAAGCGGGTCCAGTATGCGCGTGATATTCTCGGCGATACCGAGGATAGACGCCTTACTGCTTTTGCAACCAAGCTTGACGCCTTCCTTGACCGAAATATAAATCTGACTCAGGAAGAGCTGTGGGACAAGTTAAATACCTACAGTGAGAGCCTTGCTGTCCTTGAAAAAGACATTGATACCGCGCTCTCCCCTATGGATAAAGTCCGTATTGTCCGCCATTCTGAGCGGATCTGTCTGGAAGACATCCTTGAAAACGTTTACGACAACTACACAGTTGTAGGCGGAAAGGATGACATGAGCATCGACCCCGGTATGGTTATCGCCCGTGCCTACATCTCCCGCAGAGTAGGCAAAAAGGTGCACAACCAGCCAGTCATGGTCGTAGGTCAGGAAAAAGGGCATGGGCAGGAATTCCGTAACGGCGGCTGCATCAAACCTTGGGGCAATGCAAATGCATTGCGCTACATGAAAGTTGCCGCACGCGAAAATATTCCCATCCACACATACGTTTTCACTCCCGGCTCCTATCCGGTTGAAGATTATCCCGGTGCGGCCCAGCAGATTGCTGAAAACATCTACGAGATGTGCGGTCTTGAAGTACCTATCATTTCTGTAATTTCCGAGGGCGGATCAGGCGGAGCTGAAGCCATTGCCATGGCTGACAAACGCCTAATGCTCTCACACGGCTACTATTCCGTTATCTCCCCAGAGGGAGCGGCGGCCATTGAAGGCCGTCTCCGCGGTGGAGAACGCGCCCCTGTCGAACTGATTGAAACCTGTGCAAAATCCCAGCAGATTACCGCTGACGATAACCTTAGCTCAGGTTACATCGATGGAATCATCCGCGAGCCTGCTCTCGGTGCACGTCCAGAACATTTTGATTTCTACAAACTCGTCCGTTCCGAAGTTATCCGGGCAACCGATGAAGTAGTGCTGAGTGTTAAGGGATTACGCCTTTTCCGTGGTGCGGCGATCAAAAACCGCAACAAAAAAGAGCTTACCAACGAATCCGTCTTTGTACGCTGGTCCATCAGTTCCAACGCCAAGGACAGACTGCTCTGGAAACGTTACAAAAAATACCGCCGCATGGCTCAGCACGCCTTTGAGGATAAAAGAACTTTTCTGGAAAAAATCAACTCTGCAAAAATGGATGCTATGGCAGCAGCCTACTCCACAATACGCTATGATTTGATCAAAAAATACCAGACCAAAATCAAGAGCATCGCAGAAGAAGCCAAAGATGAGATCCACGTTGTCACCAACAAAGTGGATAAACTCAAGCAGCTTATCGCAGGCAAGATCGGTATCAGCACTAAAAGCACTTCTGAAGTAGAGCTGGCCCTGACCAAGCTTTCAGAAGACTCAGAACCGGATTTACCACCGTCTGACTACAGGCATTACGTCAGCCCCCGCGCCAGTGAAGACAGGGAGATAACCTGTCCCAACTCGGAAAAAGACGGCTGTCTTGAAATCTGGTCACGCGATTTATTTGAAGAATTTGCCGGAGTATGCCCCACCTGCGGACATCACTTCCCAATGGAATACCGCTGGTATCTTGCCAACCTGTTCGACTGGGGCACAGTACGTGAATTCAACAAATCCATCTGCTCTGCCAACCCCACAAGCTTTCCCAACTTCCAGGAAAGACTGGATGCCTCCAAAGCAAAGACAGGACTCCAGAGTGCCTGCATAACCTTCGAAGGCTCTATTAAGCACACCAAGGTTATCTGCTCCACATTGGTAGCACCTTTCCGCGGCGGCTCAGTAGGCGCAGCTGAAGGTGAAAAATTCATCCGCGCTCTCGAACTGGCCGGCAAAAAACGTTACCCCTTCCTCGCCTATGTGCACGGTACTGCCGGTATCCGCATTCAGGAAGGTGTCAACGGGCTGATCCAGATGCCCCGCGTAACACTTGCTGTACGCCGCTACATCGAGTCTGGCGGACTCTACATCGTTTTATACGATACTAACTCATACGCTGGCCCTGTAGCGAGTTTTCTCGGCTGCTCCCCTTACCAGTATGCAGTGCGTTCATCACGCATCGGCTTTGCAGGCCCGGGAGTTATCAAGGAAACCACAGGCATGGATATCGCACCGGATTACCATTCTGCATACAATGCGCTCTCCAGAGGCCACATTCAGGACATCTGGGACCGCCGGGATATCCGCAGAAACCTGCATCAGGCTTTCCTGACTGTCGGTGGACGCAATCTCTACTACAGATAA
- a CDS encoding winged helix-turn-helix domain-containing protein, translating into MSSDEEFCPRVRLNLWLETEEGMLFGLGRAQLLEQIEKQGSLNKAAKELGMSYRAAWGRLKNTEEVLGDSLVLKTRGRKGCSLTPLGERVLEDYRQWVQEVENFAVMTARKSFPWKITSYDEDMERIKNKKDE; encoded by the coding sequence ATGTCGAGCGATGAAGAATTCTGCCCTAGAGTAAGGCTTAACCTTTGGCTTGAAACAGAAGAAGGTATGCTTTTCGGACTAGGCCGCGCGCAGCTTTTGGAGCAGATTGAAAAACAGGGGTCGCTTAATAAAGCGGCAAAAGAACTCGGCATGTCATACCGGGCAGCCTGGGGACGGCTTAAGAATACTGAAGAAGTCCTCGGTGATTCTCTGGTGCTTAAAACCAGAGGGAGAAAAGGATGCAGCCTTACCCCGCTTGGTGAGAGGGTGCTTGAAGATTACCGCCAATGGGTTCAGGAAGTAGAAAATTTTGCTGTGATGACCGCGCGAAAGTCATTTCCGTGGAAAATAACTTCCTATGATGAAGATATGGAACGGATAAAGAACAAGAAGGACGAATAG
- a CDS encoding MATE family efflux transporter, translating into MNMTTASMTNSPYKTIWNLSWPQILMMMFHLMIGLVDVWVASKLGREIQASMGMISQSLFFFLVIAVATANGAVAAISQSIGAGRTLRTKRYVGLCFILGATLGSLILVLGFPFRNGILTLLQVPDEMRYVMEYFLEIFLYMLPLYYMLIITNAIFRAQKKVMLPLYSMIIVTVLNTIGDLGLGLGMWGFPDMGYKGLAWATLFSVSAGALFNIGVLYKSGYLRRKCMPPIKWVKKAFPYLFKVAGPSGLMQLVWHSGYLVLYSITASLPEGNVIALAGMTAGIRIESILFLPAFAFNMTASIIIGHYLGDGRPEEAKKFGYRILFLAIAFLGITALGLWQIIEPVTAIIAPEQVVLDEAVNYLFFNMLAIPFTLTSMIMAGALNGAGATVYNLIIFSITIWGFRLPLAYLLGHQVLESATGIWVAMLLSQGLQAAMIFYTFSCLNWQKFSMIKNKKRKINE; encoded by the coding sequence ATGAATATGACCACAGCCAGCATGACCAACTCTCCATATAAAACCATATGGAATCTATCATGGCCGCAAATTTTAATGATGATGTTTCATCTGATGATCGGCTTGGTCGATGTATGGGTGGCATCCAAACTGGGACGTGAAATTCAGGCATCCATGGGGATGATCAGTCAGTCGCTGTTTTTTTTCCTTGTCATAGCTGTGGCAACAGCAAATGGCGCAGTTGCGGCGATCAGCCAGTCTATCGGCGCAGGACGCACTCTACGGACAAAACGTTATGTAGGGCTGTGCTTCATCTTAGGAGCAACACTGGGGTCACTCATACTGGTACTGGGATTCCCGTTCCGCAACGGTATCCTCACCCTTTTGCAGGTTCCTGATGAAATGCGCTATGTGATGGAGTACTTCCTCGAAATATTCCTGTACATGTTGCCGCTCTACTACATGCTGATCATCACCAATGCTATTTTCAGAGCACAGAAAAAAGTTATGCTGCCGCTATACAGCATGATTATTGTCACTGTGCTCAATACCATCGGTGACCTTGGACTCGGACTCGGTATGTGGGGATTTCCAGACATGGGTTATAAAGGTCTTGCCTGGGCGACATTATTCTCTGTAAGTGCAGGAGCCTTGTTCAACATCGGCGTGCTTTACAAATCAGGATACTTGCGCAGAAAATGTATGCCTCCCATTAAATGGGTGAAAAAAGCATTTCCGTACCTGTTCAAAGTTGCCGGCCCCAGCGGCCTTATGCAACTGGTCTGGCATTCCGGCTATCTTGTGTTATACTCAATAACCGCAAGCCTTCCGGAAGGTAATGTGATTGCACTGGCAGGAATGACCGCAGGAATCAGGATTGAATCAATTCTGTTTCTTCCGGCCTTTGCATTCAATATGACAGCTTCAATTATCATCGGCCATTACCTCGGTGACGGCAGGCCGGAAGAAGCCAAAAAATTCGGGTATAGAATACTCTTTCTTGCTATCGCATTTTTAGGTATTACCGCACTCGGCCTTTGGCAGATAATCGAACCGGTCACGGCTATTATTGCGCCGGAACAGGTCGTTCTTGACGAAGCTGTAAACTACCTGTTCTTCAACATGCTGGCGATCCCGTTTACTCTGACATCCATGATCATGGCCGGAGCATTGAACGGGGCAGGGGCAACTGTATACAACCTGATCATTTTCTCCATCACTATATGGGGATTCAGACTTCCCCTTGCATACCTGCTGGGGCATCAGGTACTGGAATCTGCCACCGGAATATGGGTTGCCATGCTGCTCTCACAAGGATTACAGGCAGCTATGATCTTTTACACTTTCTCCTGCCTTAACTGGCAGAAATTCAGTATGATCAAAAATAAGAAAAGGAAAATAAATGAGTAG
- a CDS encoding DUF2156 domain-containing protein — MSSQFKPITLEYQDKFEQALSACPQCTSDYTFANIWGWTEHYGLELRHGKDNLIHVRQTKPEIINWAPIGDWLNTDWSKCSLMNTSGTKFTRIPEKLALHWQDVFGDKLLIEENRDHFDYIYSVPELIELRGNRFHKKKNLYRQFMKKYDYEYREITEDCVEEVLEMQLEWYRWQEENNNSAALVAENEAIAKVLKEMDTIKNLTGGTLRIDNRIIAYTIAEALGDDTVVIHFEKGNTYFKGVYQAINQMFLENNASDRKFVNREQDLGEPGLRKAKMSYNPVDFMKKYEVAVL, encoded by the coding sequence ATGAGTAGCCAATTTAAACCGATTACTCTCGAATATCAGGATAAATTTGAACAGGCTTTATCAGCCTGCCCGCAGTGCACTTCTGACTACACCTTTGCCAACATCTGGGGTTGGACTGAACACTACGGTTTAGAACTGCGCCACGGCAAGGACAACCTGATCCATGTCCGCCAGACCAAGCCGGAAATAATAAACTGGGCTCCTATAGGAGACTGGCTCAATACCGACTGGTCAAAGTGTTCACTCATGAATACCTCCGGCACTAAATTTACCCGTATCCCGGAGAAACTGGCTCTGCACTGGCAGGATGTTTTCGGTGATAAACTTCTCATAGAAGAAAACCGTGATCATTTCGACTACATATATTCCGTCCCTGAACTCATCGAGCTTCGCGGCAACAGATTTCACAAAAAGAAAAATCTGTACCGCCAGTTCATGAAAAAATACGATTATGAATATCGCGAAATAACCGAAGACTGCGTTGAAGAAGTGCTCGAAATGCAATTGGAATGGTATCGCTGGCAGGAAGAAAATAATAATTCCGCAGCCCTTGTTGCTGAGAACGAAGCCATCGCCAAAGTTCTTAAAGAAATGGACACTATCAAAAATCTCACCGGTGGAACCCTGCGTATCGACAACCGCATCATAGCCTACACCATTGCGGAAGCTCTCGGCGATGACACGGTGGTTATCCATTTTGAAAAAGGGAACACCTATTTCAAAGGCGTTTATCAAGCCATCAACCAAATGTTTCTGGAAAATAATGCCAGCGACCGCAAATTTGTCAACCGCGAACAGGATCTAGGTGAACCCGGATTGCGTAAAGCAAAAATGTCCTACAACCCGGTAGATTTCATGAAAAAATATGAGGTGGCCGTGCTTTAA